Below is a window of Ciceribacter thiooxidans DNA.
CGCGTGATCGTGCGGGCGGATTGGGACAAGTCCAGGGTTGCGCTCGTCTCCGGCGGTGGTTCCGGACACGAGCCGGCGCATGCGGGCTTCGTCGGTGCTGGCATGCTGACTGCGGCGGTCTGCGGCGACGTCTTCGCTTCGCCGAGCGTCGATGCGGTGCTCGCGGGTATTCTGGCGGTCACCGGTCCGGCCGGATGCCTCCTGATCGTGAAGAATTACACCGGCGACCGGCTGAATTTCGGGCTGGCGGCGGAGCGGGCACGGGCTTTCGGGCTCAATGTCGGCATGGTGATCGTCGACGACGACATCGCGCTTCCGGACCTGCCGCAGGCCCGTGGCGTCGCCGGGACGCTGTTCGTGCACAAGATCGCCGGAGCGGTCGCCGAAAGCGGCGCCGATCTCGAAACGGTGACGGCTGCGGCGCGCAGGGTGATTGCGGCGACGAAGAGCATCGGCATGTCGCTCGACACCTGCACCGTTCCGGGATCGCCGAAGGAAAACCGCATCCCGGCGGGCATGGCCGAGCTCGGCCTCGGCATCCATGGCGAGGCCGGGGTGGAGCAGGTCGACTTCTCGGGCGCCCGCTCGGCGATGACTGCCGTCGTCGCCAAGCTGCGGTCGGCGATCGGGGACAAGCCGCACGTCGCACTGATCAACAATCTCGGCGGGACGTCGGTGCTCGAAATGTCGATCCTCGCCCATGAGCTGATCCAGTCCGATATCGGCGGGCTGATCAGCCACGTCGTCGGTCCGGCGGCCATGATGACCTCGCTCGACATGCGCGGCTTCTCCATCTCGCTTTACCCGGCCGAGACCGAGGACATCGCCGCACTTGCACGGCCGGTCGGCCCCGCTGCCTGGCCGGGGCTCTCTCCCGTCCGGCCCGTTTCGGTCGTCGCCTTGCCGGATGGGCTCAGCCCGATCATGCCGCTGCCGTCCGACCACAGGCCGACGCGCGAATTCCTGACCGACTGCTGCAACGTGCTGATCACCGCCGAGGAGCGCCTCAATGCGCTCGACGCCAAGTCGGGTGACGGCGACACCGGGTCGACGCTCGCCGGCGCCGCCCGTGCGCTCGTCAAGGCGATGGACAGGCTGCCGCTTTCCGACCATACGCAACTCTTCCGGGCGATTGGCCTCGAACTCAGCCAGACTATGGGCGGCTCTTCCGGCGTCCTGCTCGCTATCTTCTTTGCCGCGGCCGGCGACGGCGCATCGAGTGGTCTGCCGATCCGAGACGCCTTGCGGGCCGGGCTTGCGCGCATGCAGGAGATCGGCGGGGCGAGGGTGGGTGACCGTACGATGGTCGACGCCCTCGCGCCTGCTCTCGATGCGCTCGAAGGTGGACTGAAGGCGGCGGCAGAGGCAGCGCGCGCCGGCGCCGACCGGACCGCGACGCTTGCCAAGGCCCATGCCGGCCGTGCCGCCTATCTCAGCTCGAGACAGCTCCTGGGGCACGTCGATCCGGGCGCCGAGGCTGTGGCGCTGCTCTTCGAGTTCCTGGCTCGGTCCGCCAACGGTGAGACAGCAAGCGCAGGGGCGCGCTAGAAAGCCGCCGACTTGGGGAGTATCCGACCCGTCCGCAACGATCACGTCAGGAACGGCCGGCAGACGGCGAGTTCGTTACCCCATCGATTGGGAGGCGAGCGTGAAGACCATGGCCTCTCCGTCCTCACTCGGGCCATAGTCGGCATGCTCGCCGAGTGTCATCGTCGTGACGGTGTCGAAAACCGGCAGCCCGCATTGCTGGACGAAATTGGCGAATGTCCCCGTCTTGAAGTGCGTATCGAGCCGGAGAAAGGTGCCTGCGTGAGCGGTCACATGCGGATGCAAGACGGCAATCGCCTCTTCTTCGTTTAAGGCAGTAACCGGCCCGATGACGTGTCCGCGGCCGAAGCGGCGGCACATGGAGAAAGCCCTGAGGTTCTGTCCCCGGAAAAGCCCATAGGAGACGGATTCTTCGAAGAGGCGCGCGAGATGAAGC
It encodes the following:
- a CDS encoding dihydroxyacetone kinase subunit DhaK, coding for MAQFINKKEDVVIEAVEGLLATGGVPLARLDGYPHIRVIVRADWDKSRVALVSGGGSGHEPAHAGFVGAGMLTAAVCGDVFASPSVDAVLAGILAVTGPAGCLLIVKNYTGDRLNFGLAAERARAFGLNVGMVIVDDDIALPDLPQARGVAGTLFVHKIAGAVAESGADLETVTAAARRVIAATKSIGMSLDTCTVPGSPKENRIPAGMAELGLGIHGEAGVEQVDFSGARSAMTAVVAKLRSAIGDKPHVALINNLGGTSVLEMSILAHELIQSDIGGLISHVVGPAAMMTSLDMRGFSISLYPAETEDIAALARPVGPAAWPGLSPVRPVSVVALPDGLSPIMPLPSDHRPTREFLTDCCNVLITAEERLNALDAKSGDGDTGSTLAGAARALVKAMDRLPLSDHTQLFRAIGLELSQTMGGSSGVLLAIFFAAAGDGASSGLPIRDALRAGLARMQEIGGARVGDRTMVDALAPALDALEGGLKAAAEAARAGADRTATLAKAHAGRAAYLSSRQLLGHVDPGAEAVALLFEFLARSANGETASAGAR